The sequence GCACCTGAACTTTATCGAAGATGGAAAGATGGAACATAATATCAGGCTCAGTACAGCCTATGCAGGGGTGACCCACGGAAACAGGCCATACGCCCACGTCATTGAATCTCTGAACGGAACAGTTGGCGAAAGTCGCGGGACCTTTGCAGCCGAGCTTGTAAAGGCAGTAGCCGAGTCTGTGACCTTCATCATCGAAGTTTTCGGCAAATCTGCCGGCATCGAAGTGAGGTCTTCTTTCGCAATGCTCATGGATTTTCCTGCCGTAAGCGAACATGGGTCTTTTCTTGTCGTCAAGCTCGGGAAGCTTGCCGAGAGTGAGTATGTAAAGAACGGTGGCGAGCAGGTTATAGGGACTGGGAGGACAGCCGGGAATGTTGATTACCGGTTTGTCTTTTATAAGACTGTCCGCTGAAACCGCCTGAGTGGGGTTGGGAGCCGCAGCCTGTACGCCGCCGAATGATGAACATGTGCCGATGTTGATAACCGCGGCAGCGCCGGCGGCAGCCTCAAGGAGAGAATCCTTGGCTGTTTTGCCTGCGACTTTGCAGTAAATACCGTTCTCAGCGAGAGGCACAGCGCCTTCTACTATGAGAATGTATTTTCCTTTGTTCGCTTCCATTGAATCATGAAGCGATTTCTCAGCCTGATGTCCGGAGCCCACCATGAGAGTTTCATGGTAGTCGAGTGAAATCATGTCGAGAAGAAGGGCGGCAGGTGTCGGGTGGTCAGACCTTAAAAGCGACTCTGAACAACCTGTACACTCCTGAAAATGGAGCCAGATGACGGGCGGACGGTTATCGGACGTTGCCGCATCTGCTATTGCCGTATGCATTGAATAAGGAAGTCCCATCAAAGCCGTGACCCCTACGCTGAATTTCAGCACGTCACGTCTTGAGACATTAGCCCCGAAAAGGCT is a genomic window of Geovibrio thiophilus containing:
- a CDS encoding hydrogenase small subunit — encoded protein: MSRNSLFGANVSRRDVLKFSVGVTALMGLPYSMHTAIADAATSDNRPPVIWLHFQECTGCSESLLRSDHPTPAALLLDMISLDYHETLMVGSGHQAEKSLHDSMEANKGKYILIVEGAVPLAENGIYCKVAGKTAKDSLLEAAAGAAAVINIGTCSSFGGVQAAAPNPTQAVSADSLIKDKPVINIPGCPPSPYNLLATVLYILTLGKLPELDDKKRPMFAYGRKIHEHCERRPHFDAGRFAENFDDEGHRLGYCLYKLGCKGPATFANCSVQRFNDVGVWPVSVGHPCIGCTEPDIMFHLSIFDKVQVHHPTPPDFYPNANPESRGKGADPLTTGIVGLIGGAAIGASAMVAANLPKEENDEEDEA